The nucleotide window ATCGTCAGCTGAAGCTCACCAAACTCCGTACGGAGTGTCCGGTTATAAGAACCGTTGCGTGAATTGCCGGAATTGAAGCCGGCGCGATCGTATTTGTCATAATCCAGAAACGCCGTCAGCTCGGTTGCGAGCAGGAGGTTCACCGCCGCTTCGAGATGGCTGCGGAACACATCTGTGATATCTTCTTTCTTTACTAGAGCTTGCGCAAGTTCTGTTGTAAACTGGTTCATAGGGAAGGCCTCATCTCTGTGAATTTGGTGTGGTAGCTCAATTCTACAGGATGAGGTCTTCCTTTTTCTATTCACTCATTTACACAAGATATTTTACGCTCTCCTTCTCCTCACACAGCACATATCCGGTAGGTGGATCATTAGAGGTTTAATAACATGCGAAGATGGAAATACAAAAACCATATGGATATCGAGATTGTTACTTTTGGAATCTCGAACTCTTATTTTATTTTTTGTTTAAAATTCTATAACTTCAAAGAAGGAAGGTATTAATTATGAAAATTTTTGTTTTACATGCCAGTCTTTTTGGTCACACAGAAGCATTAGGGAATGCAGTCGCGGAAGGTGCCAAAGAAGTTGACGGTGCCGACGTGATCTACAAGTCAGTGGATGAAGCAGACCCGGAAGAATTAAAAGAAGCTGCCGGAATCATTTGGGGCTCTTCCGGAATTTTTGGCGAACCCAATGCTAAAATGGCTTCTTTCCTTCCTAAACTGGGAGAGCTTTGGTTTACAGGCGCTCTTCAAGGAAAAGTGGGGGGGGTTTTTGCGACAACCTCTACTCAGCACGGTGGAGTCGAAAACATTTGCCGAGCTCTACAAACTCC belongs to Planococcus lenghuensis and includes:
- a CDS encoding NAD(P)H-dependent oxidoreductase produces the protein MKIFVLHASLFGHTEALGNAVAEGAKEVDGADVIYKSVDEADPEELKEAAGIIWGSSGIFGEPNAKMASFLPKLGELWFTGALQGKVGGVFATTSTQHGGVENICRALQTPMQHHGMVIVSNAGPINEDRAKFGNPYGATAVIPVEASRDAPMNKPNDTEVQIAREYGKLVAETAKKLYQ